One genomic segment of Hordeum vulgare subsp. vulgare chromosome 2H, MorexV3_pseudomolecules_assembly, whole genome shotgun sequence includes these proteins:
- the LOC123425593 gene encoding importin-5-like produces the protein MASAEDQAAAAALLGGDPAAFDALLSTLMSASNADRAAAEAAFHRLRGSHPEPLALRLASSLAAPATPAELRAMAAVLLRKLLSPTSSSDSSAAAPPPLWPLLSPDGQAALKAHLLAALQSDPPKPIAKKVCDAISELATLLLPENTWAELLPFLFRAASTPEAPNLQESALLIFARLADYIAESLLDHLMTIHNLLASALAHPTSPDVRIAALSAAVNLVQCLPTNSDRDKMQDLLPAMMRALTDCLNSAQEASAQEALELLVELAGAEPRFLRRQIADVAGAMLQIAEAAQLEDGTRHLAVEFVITLAEARERAPGMMRRLPQFVGRLFQVLMQMLLDVEDDPSWHTAETEDEDAGEGNNYGVAQECLDRLAIAIGGNAVVPIASELLPQYLSAPEWQKHHAALITLAQIAEGCAKVMLKNLEQVVSMILNGFQHPHPRVRWAAINAIGQLSTDLGPDLQVQYHQKVLPALANAMDDFQNPRVQAHAASAILNFSENCTPEILTPYLDGIVSKLLVLLQNGKQMVQEGALTALASVADSSQDHFKKYYDAVMPYLKAILMNATDKSNRMLRAKSMECISLVGMAVGKDKFRDDAKQVMEVLMALQGTPMETDDPITSYMLQAWARLCKCLGQDFLPYMHVVMPPLLQSAQLKPDVTITSAESDDEIESDDDSIETITLGDKRIGIRTSVLEEKATACNMLCCYADELKEGFFPWIDQVAPTLVPLLKFYFHEEVRRAAVAAMPELLRSAKLAVEKGQAPGRDESYVKQLSDFIIPALVEALHKEPETEMCSSMLDSLNECMQLSGCLLDENQVRAISDEIKNVIIASATRKRDRSERTKAEDFDADEGELLKEENEQEEEVFDQVGECLGTLIKTFKASFLPFFDELSVYVTPMLGKDKTAEERRIAICIFDDIAEQCRESALKYYDTYVPFLLEASNDDNSDVRQAAVYGLGVCAEFGGHTFRPLVGEALSKLNNVIRHPEAQHADNIMAYDNAVSALGKICQFHRDGIDAAQVIPAWLGCLPIKDDKIEAKVVHDQLCSMVERSDALVLGPHSQYLPKIVSIFAEVLCNGKELATDETTTRMINVLKRFQQTLPPDFLASTFSTLQPQQQLMLQSILST, from the exons ATGGCGTCCGCCGAGGACCAGGCCGCGGCCGCGGCGCTGCTGGGCGGCGACCCGGCGGCGTTCGACGCGCTGCTCTCCACGCTCATGTCGGCCTCCAACGCCGACCGCGCCGCCGCCGAGGCCGCCTTCCACCGCCTCCGCGGCTCCCACCCGGAGCCCCTCGCGCTGCGCCTCGCCTCCTCGCTCGCCGCGCCGGCCACCCCCGCCGAGCTCCGCGCCATGGCCGCCGTCCTCCTCCGCAAGCTCCTCTCCCcgacctcctcctccgactcctccgccgccgcgccgcccccgctctggcccctcctctcccccgacgGCCAGGCCGCGCTCAAGGCCCACCTCCTCGCCGCGCTCCAGTCCGACCCCCCCAAGCCCATCGCCAAGAAGGTCTGCGACGCCATATCCGAGCTCGCCACGCTCCTCCTCCCGGAGAACACCTGGGCCGAGCTGCTGCCCTTTCTCTTCCGCGCCGCCTCTACCCCCGAGGCGCCAAACCTGCAGGAGTCGGCGCTGCTCATCTTCGCGCGCCTCGCCGATTACATCGCCGAGTCTCTCCTCGACCATTTGATGACCATCCACAACCTTCTAGCGTCTGCCCTGGCGCACCCGACGTCGCCTGACGTTCGCATCGCCGCGCTGAGCGCCGCCGTCAATCTCGTTCAGTGCCTGCCCACTAACTCGGACAGAGATAAGATGCAGGATTTGCTGCCTGCCATGATGAGGGCGCTCACGGATTGCCTCAACTCGGCCCAGGAGGCATCTGCGCAGGAGGCACTGGAGCTGCTTGTCGAGCTGGCTGGTGCAGAGCCAAGGTTCCTGCGGCGACAAATTGCCGATGTGGCAGGAGCAATGCTGCAAATAGCGGAAGCTGCACAGTTGGAGGATGGAACTAGGCACctggctgtcgagtttgtcattactCTTGCTGAGGCCAGGGAGCGTGCACCAGGAATGATGCGCCGGCTCCCACAGTTTGTTGGCAGGCTCTTCCAAGTACTTATGCAGATGTTGCTTGATGTAGAGGATGACCCTTCCTGGCACACTGCGGAAACCGAGGATGAAGATGCAGGTGAAGGGAACAACTATGGAGTGGCGCAGGAGTGCCTTGACCGCCTTGCCATTGCCATTGGTGGGAATGCAGTCGTGCCGATTGCATCTGAGCTGCTTCCACAATATCTTTCTGCTCCAGAGTGGCAGAAGCACCATGCTGCGCTCATCACGCTTGCACAGATTGCAGAAGGATGCGCAAAG GTTATGCTTAAAAACTTGGAGCAGGTGGTTTCGATGATACTGAATGGATTCCAACACCCTCATCCACGTGTGCGGTGGGCTGCAATCAATGCCATCGGTCAGCTGTCTACAGATTTGGGCCCAGACTTGCAGGTTCAATACCACCAGAAGGTGCTGCCTGCATTGGCTAACGCCATGGACGATTTTCAGAATCCGCGGGTGCAG GCACATGCTGCGTCTGCAATCTTGAATTTCAGTGAGAATTGCACGCCTGAAATTCTGACACCGTACCTGGATGGAATTGTTAGCAAATTACTTGTTCTTCTCCAG AATGGTAAGCAAATGGTGCAAGAGGGAGCATTGACAGCTTTAGCATCAGTAGCTGATTCATCACAG GACCACTTCAAGAAATACTATGATGCTGTTATGCCGTACCTGAAAGCTATTTTAATGAATGCAACTGACAAGTCTAATAGGATGCTCCGTGCCAAGTCCATGGAGTGTATAAGTCTTGTTGGAATGGCTGTAGGCAAGGATAAGTTTAGGGATGATGCCAAGCAG GTCATGGAAGTGCTTATGGCTTTGCAAGGAACTCCGATGGAAACAGATGATCCGATAACCAGCTACATGTTGCAG GCTTGGGCCAGGCTATGCAAATGTCTTGGACAGGATTTTCTTCCTTACATGCATGTTGTTATGCCACCACTGCTTCAGTCTGCTCAGCTGAAGCCTGATGTTACAATTACTTCAGCCGAATCAGATGATGAAATAGAATCAGATGATGATAG CATTGAAACAATCACACTTGGTGACAAAAGAATTGGAATTCGAACTAGTGTGCTGGAAGAGAAAGCAACAGCTTGCAACATGCTGTGTTGCTACGCTGATGAGCTCAAGGAGGGTTTCTTCCCATGGATTGATCAG GTTGCTCCTACATTGGTCCCTCTGCTTAAGTTTTACTTCCACGAAGAAGTGAGAAGAGCTGCTGTTGCAG CTATGCCTGAACTGTTACGTTCGGCAAAATTGGCTGTTGAGAAGGGCCAGGCTCCAGGACGCGATGAGTCTTACGTTAAACAATTGTCTGATTTCATAATTCCAGCTCTGGTTGAAGCGCTGCACAAG GAGCCGGAAACCGAAATGTGCTCATCCATGCTGGATTCCTTAAATGAGTGTATGCAG CTTTCTGGATGTCTTCTTGATGAGAATCAAGTAAGGGCTATTTCGGATGAGATTAAGAATGTTATTATAGCCAGTGCAACCAGGAAAAGAGACAGATCAGAGAGAACAAAAGCCGAAGATTTTGATGCTGATGAAGGAGAACTACTCAAAGAAGAGAATGAGCAGGAGGAGGAAGTGTTTGATCAG GTCGGCGAGTGCCTGGGAACTTTGATTAAAACCTTTAAAGCTTCTTTCTTGCCGTTCTTTGATGAGCTATCTGTGTACGTTACACCAATGCTG GGAAAGGACAAGACAGCTGAGGAGAGAAGGATAGCTATCTGCATTTTTGACGACATTGCAGAGCAATGTCGTGAGTCTGCTCTGAA GTATTATGATACCTATGTTCCTTTTCTGTTGGAGGCATCCAATGATGATAACTCAGATGTTCGGCAG GCTGCTGTTTACGGCCTGGGAGTATGTGCTGAGTTTGGTGGCCATACTTTCCGTCCTTTAGTTGGAG AGGCCCTGTCAAAGCTGAACAACGTTATCAGACATCCAGAAGCACAACATGCAGATAATATTATGGCATATGATAATGCTGTTTCAGCACTTGGGAAAATATGTCAATTTCATCGCGATGGGATTGATGCGGCTCAG GTCATTCCAGCATGGCTTGGCTGCTTGCCTATAAAAGATGACAAGATTGAAGCAAAAGTCGTGCATGATCAGCTTTGTTCAATGGTGGAGAG ATCGGATGCACTGGTTCTTGGACCTCACAGTCAGTATCTTCCTAaaatagtttctatttttgcTGAG GTTCTGTGCAATGGAAAGGAGCTTGCAACAGATGAAACTACCACCCGGATGATCAATGTTCTGAAGCGGTTTCAGCAGACACTGCCACCTGATTTTCTTGCGTCAACATTTTCCACCTTGCAACCACAGCAGCAGCTCATGCTACAGTCCATCCTATCCACATAG